One window of the Crassaminicella thermophila genome contains the following:
- the pduL gene encoding phosphate propanoyltransferase, whose amino-acid sequence MSNNFVPVGLSNRHLHLSQEHIEILFGEGYELTKFKDLSQPGQYACNEKVDIVGPKGTLKGVRILGPARGKTQIEISLADGFVLGVKPPVRDSGDLAGSPGAKIVGPKGEVTIEEGVIAAARHIHMHTSDAEKFGVKDKDIVKVKVEGKRGMIFENVLVRVHPTYALEMHVDMDEGNAAGIKNGDMLEVLK is encoded by the coding sequence ATGTCAAACAATTTTGTGCCTGTTGGATTATCCAATAGACATCTTCACTTAAGTCAAGAACATATTGAAATTTTATTTGGAGAAGGTTACGAGTTAACAAAATTTAAAGATTTAAGTCAGCCTGGACAATACGCTTGTAATGAAAAAGTTGATATTGTTGGACCAAAAGGAACACTTAAAGGAGTAAGAATTTTAGGACCAGCAAGAGGAAAAACTCAAATTGAGATCTCTCTTGCAGATGGATTTGTTTTAGGAGTAAAACCACCAGTAAGAGATTCTGGAGATTTAGCAGGAAGCCCAGGAGCGAAAATTGTTGGACCAAAAGGTGAAGTAACAATTGAAGAAGGGGTTATTGCAGCTGCTAGACATATTCATATGCATACTTCAGATGCAGAGAAATTTGGGGTAAAAGATAAGGATATTGTTAAAGTAAAAGTTGAAGGTAAAAGAGGAATGATTTTTGAAAATGTGTTGGTAAGAGTACATCCAACATATGCACTTGAAATGCACGTTGATATGGACGAAGGAAACGCTGCAGGCATTAAGAATGGTGATATGCTTGAGGTTTTAAAATAG
- a CDS encoding cation diffusion facilitator family transporter has product MNDNERLLLGKKASWIGIIGNILLTSLKAIVGLLAGSTAMIADALHSGSDIISTIAVLHSIKISHQPPDEKHHYGHGKAESIVAKIVAIILFITAIGIGMSAYKSLKNPNLKPPESIAIWAALLSILVKEWMYRYTVSIGTKIQSQALIADAWHHRTDAFSSIAALIGITGAVMGFPILDPIAGLIVALMIMKAAFSIYWDAVTELMDTAPSQEIIHNIKKISLSIDGVKSVHKIRARKHGNQIYVDMIICVDRSITVEQGHYFAAQTKLAIFNSIDNIKDVVIHVDPYPLEEK; this is encoded by the coding sequence ATGAATGATAACGAAAGACTCTTATTAGGAAAAAAAGCTTCTTGGATTGGTATCATAGGAAATATTCTTTTAACTTCTTTGAAAGCTATTGTTGGATTATTAGCTGGTAGTACAGCTATGATTGCAGATGCCCTACACTCTGGTTCTGATATTATTTCTACAATTGCTGTACTTCATAGTATAAAAATCTCCCATCAACCTCCTGATGAAAAACACCACTACGGTCATGGCAAAGCTGAATCAATTGTTGCAAAAATTGTTGCTATTATCCTGTTTATAACTGCTATAGGTATTGGAATGTCTGCTTATAAATCTCTAAAAAACCCAAACTTAAAACCTCCAGAATCCATAGCCATTTGGGCTGCATTATTATCTATTCTGGTAAAAGAATGGATGTATCGCTATACAGTAAGTATCGGCACAAAAATTCAGAGCCAAGCATTAATAGCTGATGCATGGCATCATAGAACAGATGCATTTTCTTCCATAGCAGCACTTATTGGTATTACAGGAGCAGTTATGGGTTTTCCTATTTTAGACCCAATAGCCGGTCTTATCGTTGCTTTAATGATTATGAAGGCTGCATTTTCTATATATTGGGATGCCGTAACAGAATTAATGGATACTGCTCCATCTCAAGAGATTATTCATAATATAAAAAAAATCTCCTTATCAATCGATGGCGTAAAAAGTGTACATAAAATTAGAGCACGAAAACATGGCAATCAAATATATGTTGATATGATTATTTGCGTAGATCGATCCATTACTGTTGAACAAGGTCATTATTTTGCTGCACAAACAAAGTTAGCTATATTCAATTCAATAGACAATATAAAAGATGTAGTTATTCATGTGGACCCTTATCCTTTAGAAGAGAAGTAA
- a CDS encoding RNA-binding domain-containing protein, which translates to MNLHKLELLIKQKEGMKLDFKQSLKLDTESEKKEFAKDVIAIANSIGGRGYLIIGIKDKDKKIIGVNPEDLQEERLQQIISHRCDPPVNIRVESVKYKNKNIGVITIFKSFQRPHQMRQTGAFYIRRGSTTDIARRDEIASMFQEVGLIHNELIPIYNLNLKVFNRELINQYLKKMGIAKNEKMEESIWNNLGIIHFDSETSKFYPTIGGLLLFCDHPQRYLPYCSIKIITFKGNRKITNIIDGNIIEMLNRCREFINTYLKDIDYPKEAIIECIANAVVHRDYMDILRDIVVLIGDNKVEISNPGTLPKGSNIHTIMKDNNPSRRNNWLYHRLLLLDNHNQFLRTGIGLQKINRMFEKVGKVKFLNIEKRNLFKVVMPGLKRYSKKDKI; encoded by the coding sequence ATGAATCTTCATAAACTAGAATTACTAATTAAGCAAAAAGAAGGTATGAAGTTAGATTTTAAGCAATCTTTAAAGCTTGATACGGAATCTGAAAAAAAAGAATTTGCAAAAGACGTTATAGCTATTGCTAACAGTATAGGAGGAAGAGGCTACTTAATTATTGGTATAAAAGATAAGGATAAAAAAATCATTGGAGTTAATCCAGAAGATTTGCAAGAAGAGAGATTGCAACAGATTATTAGCCATAGATGTGATCCTCCAGTAAACATAAGGGTAGAGAGTGTAAAATATAAAAATAAGAATATTGGAGTTATTACTATATTTAAAAGTTTTCAAAGACCGCATCAAATGAGACAAACAGGAGCATTTTACATAAGAAGAGGCTCTACAACAGATATTGCTAGAAGAGATGAAATTGCAAGTATGTTTCAAGAAGTTGGATTAATTCATAATGAACTGATTCCAATATATAATTTGAATTTGAAAGTATTTAATAGAGAATTGATCAATCAGTATTTAAAAAAGATGGGCATAGCTAAGAATGAAAAAATGGAAGAAAGCATATGGAATAATCTAGGTATTATTCACTTTGATAGCGAAACAAGCAAATTTTATCCTACTATTGGAGGGCTTTTGCTGTTTTGTGATCATCCTCAAAGATATTTACCTTATTGTTCAATAAAAATTATTACTTTTAAGGGTAATAGAAAAATAACAAATATTATTGATGGGAACATTATTGAAATGTTAAATAGATGTCGTGAATTTATTAATACCTATTTAAAAGATATAGATTATCCTAAGGAAGCAATTATTGAATGTATTGCAAATGCAGTAGTTCATAGAGATTATATGGATATATTAAGAGACATTGTGGTATTAATAGGAGATAACAAAGTTGAGATTAGCAATCCTGGAACATTACCAAAGGGAAGTAATATTCATACCATAATGAAAGATAATAATCCTTCAAGGCGAAATAATTGGCTTTATCATAGACTCTTATTATTAGATAATCATAATCAGTTTTTAAGAACAGGTATTGGATTACAAAAAATAAATAGGATGTTTGAAAAAGTTGGGAAAGTAAAGTTTCTAAATATTGAAAAAAGAAATTTGTTTAAAGTTGTAATGCCAGGATTGAAAAGATATAGTAAAAAAGATAAAATTTAA
- a CDS encoding flavodoxin family protein: MKALVILGSPRNKMNTDIILNKVIEGLEHKKVFVEKIELKKLNIKPCISCYACAKTGICYIKDDMQKIYDKFDKADIVVVASPLYFNSVTSITKTMIDRCQVFWSSKYVLNNPSIDRYKKRMGMFICTAGGVQKENGYLGATLVMDLFFKAINTEYKYNFLIDHTDDVFVKDRPDVLKKAFEMGKKLAEI; the protein is encoded by the coding sequence TTGAAGGCATTAGTTATTTTAGGAAGTCCAAGAAATAAAATGAATACAGATATAATATTAAACAAGGTAATAGAAGGATTAGAACATAAAAAGGTTTTTGTTGAAAAGATTGAACTTAAAAAATTAAATATTAAACCGTGCATATCTTGTTATGCTTGTGCAAAAACAGGTATTTGCTATATAAAGGATGATATGCAGAAAATATATGATAAATTTGATAAAGCTGATATTGTTGTGGTGGCTTCTCCTTTATATTTTAATTCTGTGACGAGTATTACAAAAACTATGATAGATAGATGTCAAGTGTTTTGGTCTAGTAAATATGTTTTAAATAATCCATCTATTGATAGATATAAAAAGAGAATGGGAATGTTTATTTGTACTGCTGGTGGAGTGCAAAAAGAAAATGGTTATTTAGGTGCTACTCTTGTAATGGATCTATTTTTTAAAGCAATAAATACAGAATATAAGTATAATTTTCTTATAGATCATACAGATGATGTATTTGTTAAAGATCGGCCTGATGTACTTAAAAAAGCTTTTGAAATGGGGAAAAAATTAGCTGAAATTTAA
- the hpt gene encoding hypoxanthine phosphoribosyltransferase yields MKLDVAQILFSEQEIEEKVAELGKQITKDYEGKDLILIGVLKGANIFMSDLMRKIDIPVTIDFMAVSSYGLSTESSGVVKILKDLDQSIEDKHVIIIEDIIDTGLTLHYLCENLLSRKPKSLKICTLLDKPERRKVDINIDYKGFDIPDEFIIGYGIDYAEKYRNLPYVATLKREVYEK; encoded by the coding sequence TTGAAATTAGATGTAGCACAAATTTTATTTTCAGAACAAGAAATTGAAGAAAAAGTAGCTGAATTAGGAAAGCAAATTACGAAAGATTATGAAGGAAAAGATTTGATATTAATAGGTGTTCTTAAGGGTGCAAATATTTTTATGAGTGATTTAATGCGAAAAATAGACATACCAGTGACAATTGATTTTATGGCTGTATCTAGTTATGGTTTATCAACAGAAAGTTCAGGGGTTGTAAAAATTTTAAAAGATTTAGATCAAAGTATAGAAGACAAACATGTGATTATTATAGAGGATATTATAGATACAGGACTTACATTGCACTATTTATGTGAAAATTTATTATCTAGAAAGCCAAAAAGCTTAAAAATTTGTACATTATTAGATAAGCCTGAAAGAAGAAAAGTCGATATTAATATTGATTACAAAGGATTTGATATACCAGATGAATTTATTATTGGATATGGAATTGATTATGCTGAAAAATATAGAAATCTTCCATATGTAGCTACTTTAAAGAGAGAAGTTTATGAAAAATAA
- a CDS encoding YkvA family protein: protein MIQKRFYTDMNVLKSISKPFKRIGVLHKLIKDPNVSFYKKIMLIGGLIYVISPIDIISDPILGFGFIDDAVLMVYIISKISDQLDKYIEKDYGKFNKEKIIEDVEYKVHDEHEH, encoded by the coding sequence ATGATTCAAAAGAGATTCTATACCGATATGAATGTTTTAAAATCCATTTCAAAACCGTTTAAAAGAATAGGTGTACTGCATAAACTAATAAAGGATCCTAATGTATCATTTTACAAAAAAATAATGCTTATAGGTGGATTAATATATGTCATTAGTCCTATAGATATTATTTCAGATCCTATTTTAGGCTTTGGATTTATAGATGATGCTGTATTAATGGTATATATTATTTCAAAAATATCAGACCAATTAGATAAATATATAGAAAAAGATTATGGAAAATTTAATAAAGAGAAGATTATTGAAGATGTAGAATATAAAGTACATGATGAACACGAACATTAA
- a CDS encoding DEAD/DEAH box helicase, whose protein sequence is MNNITFEELGLRKEIIRAIDDLGFEEPTPIQKSAIPYMLQKKDIIGQAQTGTGKTAAFGMPIIHNIQADIKAPQALILTPTRELAIQVADEIRKFSKYIHGVKTLAIYGGQPIERQIKALKAGVQIITGTPGRLLDHIRRRTIRLNEINIVVLDEADQMLDMGFQEDIENILKEIPKERQTVLFSATIPKEIEALAKNYQKNPKKVKVVHEKLTVPLIEQYYFEVKAREKLEVLCRVLDMEKEGLSVIFCRTKKGVDELVESLQSRGYFAEGIHGDLKQAQRDRVMKKFREGTIELLVATDVAARGIDVENVEMVINYDIPEDLEYYVHRIGRTGRAGKAGVAYTFVTGKQIRLLKSIEKFTKTKIKRKKVPTINDLAERQRELFSNRIIKVIEEGHLGPYTSMIERLAEEYSSIDIAAALAKIIMEKNRVELEEVKDPFENTGATESGMARIFLNIGKRDRVKVGDILGAIVNKAKIEGSSVGTIDMFDKFTFVEIPIDLAAKFTSNINKIRIKGKKIKAEPANSR, encoded by the coding sequence ATGAACAATATTACATTTGAAGAATTAGGATTAAGAAAAGAGATTATAAGAGCTATAGATGATTTAGGGTTTGAGGAGCCAACGCCGATCCAAAAATCTGCAATTCCATATATGCTACAAAAAAAGGATATTATTGGGCAGGCTCAAACAGGAACTGGTAAAACAGCTGCTTTTGGAATGCCAATTATTCATAATATACAAGCAGATATTAAGGCTCCTCAAGCATTGATTTTAACACCTACGAGGGAATTAGCTATTCAAGTAGCTGATGAAATAAGAAAATTTTCAAAATATATACACGGCGTAAAAACTTTAGCTATTTACGGTGGCCAGCCTATTGAACGTCAGATTAAAGCATTGAAAGCAGGTGTTCAAATTATAACAGGTACTCCGGGAAGATTATTAGATCATATACGTAGAAGAACCATAAGATTAAATGAAATTAATATAGTTGTTTTAGATGAAGCAGATCAAATGCTGGATATGGGTTTTCAAGAAGATATAGAAAATATACTAAAAGAAATTCCTAAAGAGAGACAAACGGTGCTTTTTTCAGCTACAATTCCTAAAGAAATAGAAGCATTAGCTAAAAACTATCAAAAAAATCCAAAGAAGGTAAAAGTAGTCCATGAGAAGCTTACAGTACCTCTTATTGAGCAATACTATTTTGAAGTAAAGGCTCGTGAAAAGCTAGAAGTATTATGTAGAGTATTAGATATGGAAAAAGAAGGGTTATCAGTAATATTTTGCAGAACTAAAAAAGGTGTTGATGAACTTGTTGAAAGTCTTCAAAGCAGAGGTTATTTTGCAGAAGGAATACATGGAGATTTAAAACAAGCCCAAAGAGATCGAGTAATGAAAAAATTTAGAGAAGGTACAATAGAACTACTTGTAGCTACTGATGTAGCGGCTAGAGGTATTGATGTAGAAAATGTAGAAATGGTTATTAATTATGATATTCCTGAGGATTTAGAATATTATGTACATAGAATAGGAAGAACAGGAAGAGCAGGAAAAGCTGGAGTAGCATATACTTTTGTGACAGGAAAACAGATAAGATTATTAAAAAGCATTGAAAAATTCACAAAAACGAAAATAAAAAGAAAAAAGGTACCAACTATAAATGATTTAGCAGAAAGGCAAAGAGAACTTTTCTCTAATCGAATTATCAAGGTCATTGAAGAAGGACATTTAGGCCCTTATACTTCAATGATTGAACGTCTTGCAGAAGAATATAGTTCCATTGATATTGCAGCAGCTTTAGCAAAAATTATTATGGAAAAGAATAGAGTAGAGCTAGAAGAAGTAAAAGATCCCTTTGAGAATACAGGTGCTACTGAGTCAGGCATGGCTAGAATCTTTTTAAACATAGGTAAAAGGGATAGAGTAAAGGTGGGAGATATCCTTGGTGCTATTGTTAATAAAGCGAAAATAGAAGGTAGTAGCGTAGGGACTATCGATATGTTTGATAAATTTACTTTTGTTGAGATTCCAATAGACCTTGCAGCAAAATTTACAAGTAATATTAATAAGATTAGAATTAAAGGGAAAAAAATAAAAGCAGAACCTGCAAATAGTAGATAG